Genomic window (Paenibacillus sp. 37):
ATGTACACTTTGGCCCCATGCTCGGCGAAACGAATAGCCGTAGCCTGACCAATACCCGATCCACCTCCAGTTACTATTGCGACTTTGCCTTCCAAACGTTGTTCAGTCATCTCTGATCCCTCCGTATGGTTAGATTATCGTTGTACGCTCTACTTCTACATACCCGGCTCAAGACGGATGAATCATATGTATCTATATCAAAAAGAACAGGACCGCAATGCGGCCCTGTTCTGTGAGCAGATCAGCTTCATAATCTGTCTGCTGTAATATTATTTTGGCTTGTGTGATAGAAGACACCCTTAGGTCATGCCTTTGTTTACTTATGTTTCTTCCAGTCCATAGCGCTGTTATTCAGCAGATATTCGAAGTCGTTATCCCGGCGCTTCTGCTCCGCTTGGCGAGCTTCTTCTGCTTGCTGACGTTCCTGCTCCTTAAGTGCCGCTTCGGCAGCCTTCGCCTCATCTGCCTGAGCTTTCAGTTTCTCCAGCACATCACTGCTTAGCAGATCTTTCAGTGTTGTAGGTTTATCCTGTGCTGCTACTTTGGGAGCAGGGGGGCGTTTTTTGGATTTTGCCATAGGAAAATCTCCTTTCCAAACATGAATCAGGTTCCATTTATCGTACAGTAGTCATAGTATATCAGGTTCCCGTAAAGCATTCCATGAATCTGCGGAACAAAAGCAGGAAAACGAGGGTTGCGTGACGAATGAAAACGGGTATAAAATCATATACTATTACCGATACTGCGACTATTCCCTGGAGAAAGGAGTCGTTGTTCGTGGAAGTAAACCGTGGTTTACTGAAAGGGCTT
Coding sequences:
- a CDS encoding YqkE family protein; amino-acid sequence: MAKSKKRPPAPKVAAQDKPTTLKDLLSSDVLEKLKAQADEAKAAEAALKEQERQQAEEARQAEQKRRDNDFEYLLNNSAMDWKKHK